Part of the Pseudomonas baltica genome is shown below.
GTAGAGCAGGCGTGAGGTGCGGGGGTATTCGCCGTATTCGCCGATGAAGGCCAGCAATTCGGCGTAGGTCTTACCACTGTGACGCAGGGCCGCCTGACGAAGTTCAGGTTTTAGCCGCGGATCCTGGGCCGCCTGCAACAGCCGCTGATGAATGGCGCATAGGTACTCGGCACTCTCCTCCGGCTGGTTCAGGCGCAAATGCAGATCGGCCAGGTTGTGGTGGGAGATCACACACGCGGCCACCGCCTCGTCCGGCTCGGGCCATCGTTCGAAGAGCACTTGTGCCCAGGCCAGCGCCTGCAGGTAATGCTCGCGGGCGTCGACCAGCTCGTCCTTGTTGAAACACTCGTTGGCCCGTTCGATGGTGCGTTTCCAGTGCTGCATGGTGAGTCTCCCAGGCGTAGCGATGATCAGGCGCGAGCGCTGTCAGATACCGCCCGCCGTCAGCTTTTCGGGATCCAGCAAGGCTTCCAGCTGGCTGCGTTGCAGATCGGTATTTTCCAGCGCGACATCAATGATCGGACGCCCCTGCTTGTAGGCCAGCTTGGCGATCTCGGCGGCCTTCTGGTAGCCGATGATCGGGTTAAGCGCCGTGACCAGGATCGGGTTGCGCGACAACGCCTCCTTGAGCTTGGCGTCGTTGACGCGGAAAGTGGCAATCGCCTTGTCGGCCAGCAGCCGCGAGCTATTGGCCATCAACTCGATGCTGCTCAGCAGGTTTTGAGCGATGATCGGCAGCATCACGTTGAGCTCGAAATTCCCCGACTGTCCGGCCACGGTGATGGTGGCGTCGTTGCCGATGACCTGTGCCGCGACCATCGCGGTGGCTTCCGGGATCACCGGATTGACCTTGCCGGGCATGATCGAAGAGCCAGGCTGCAAGCCTTCGAGCTCGATCTCGCCGAGGCCGGCCAGCGGCCCGGAGTTCATCCAGCGCAGGTCGTTGGCGATTTTCATCAGCGACACCGCAGTACCCTTGAGCTGCCCCGACACCGCCACGGCGGTGTCCTGAGAGCCGATGAGCGCGAACAGGTTCTTGCCCGGCACGAACTGCACACGGGTCAGCGCGCTGAGGTGGCTGCTGAAGCGCAAGGCGAATTCCGGATGCGCATTGATCCCCGTGCCCACAGCAGTGCCGCCCTGGGCCAGGGATTGCAGGGCTGGCAGCTGCGCTTGCAGGTGGACGATATTGGCCTTGAGTTGCGCGGCCCAGCCGTTGAGGACCTGGCTCATGCGGACCGGCATGGCGTCCATCAAATGGGTGCGGCCGGTCTTGATGTACTGATGCACCTCGGCGGCCTTGCGCTCGGTGACGTCGACCAGATAGCCGAGGGCTGGCAGCAGCTGTTCGTGCAGGGCTAGAGAGGCGCTGACGTGAATGGTGGTGGGGATGATGTCGTTACTGCTCTGGCCGCAGTTGACGTGGTCGTTGGGGTTGACGGTATCGCCCAGCAGCCGCGTGGCCAAGGTGGCGATGACTTCGTTGGCGTTCATGTTGGAACTGGTGCCGGAGCCGGTCTGGTAGATATCCACAGGGAAGTGCTGCATGAAATCCCCGGCCAGTAATTGCTCGCAAGCGCCGACGATGGCCTTGCCCTGCGCGGCGCTGATCTGTTCCAGCTCGATATTGGCGTGGGCGGCGGCGGCCTTGGCGAGGATCAGGGCACGGATGAACTGCGTCGGCATGCGCTGATGGCTGATCGGGAAATTATTGACCGCGCGCTGAGTCTGGGCACCATACAAGGCCTGCTCGGGGACGTGCAGTTCGCCCATGCTGTCGCGCTCGATACGGGTATTACTCATCGGAATATCCTTGCAGCAGTTCAGTTGAGGAAAGAGACGGCGTGAGGCGGCAGCCGGCCAGCTGCGCGGCCCACCCCTGCCAGCGGCGGCGATGTTCGAGGCTGCTGGCGGCGGCGCGCAGGTCGCGCAGGGGTCGCCACGCCAGATCGAGGCACAGGCTGCGCCAATGCCAGGGCAGCGCGTGATCACACGCGGTATCGAGGAGCAGTCGCAAGGAGGTTTCGGCGACTGTCCAGGGTGAAGTCGGCGTGCAACTGGCGAGATAACGACCCTCTGCCAGGTAATGATCGATCAGGCGCGGCTCGTCAGGCTCCAGAGCACAACGAATCCGCAGGCTCAGCCGACGCCAGTTGTCTTGGTAGGGTGTATCCGGAAAGGCAGCCCTCATCGATACGCCTGCGAATCTCGATAATGATATTTATTATTATTTGATATTGAGAATCGACGCAAGCGCAAAAAAAGGGCGCCCCGTCTGCCACGGGGCGCCCTTCTCACCTACAACTGCATGATGACCTGTGAACGCGGTTGTGCACGCCTTCCGTTCCCACAGGGGGACAGCTTTGTATCAGCTACCTGCCACCATCATTTTCTCGATCAGAACCGAGCCCGTATGGATATTGCTGCGCGTCTCCAGATCGCTGCCGATCGCCACGATCTGCTGGAACATGTCCTTCATATTGCCGGCAATGGTGATTTCCTGAACGGGGAACTGGATTTCGCCGTTTTCGACCCAGAAGCCCGCCGCGCCACGGGAGTAATCGCCGGTGACCATGTTCAAGCCGCTGCCCATCAGCTCGGTCACCAACAGGCCACGGCCCATGCGCCGAATCAGCGCATCCTGGTCCTCGACCCCATGGGTGACGAACAGATTGTGCACGCCGCCCGAGTTGGCGGTGCTTGGCAGGCCCAGCTTGCGCCCGGAATAGGTACCGAGCACGTAGGACACCAAATGGCCGTTTTCGACGAACGGCTTGGCGTAGGTTGCCAGGCCATCACCGTCGAAGGAGGCGCTGGCCATACCGCCGCGCAGGTGTGGCCGCTCGTCGAGGGTCAACCACTCCGGGAACAGACGCTGGCCCAGGGTGCCTTCGAGGAACGACGATTTGCGGTACAGGTTGCCGCCCGAAATAGCCCCCAGGAAGCTACCGAACAGCCCTCCCGCCAGCTCGGCGGAAAACAGCACGGGTACTTCGCAGGTCGGCACTGGCCGCGCGCCCAGACGGCTGGCCGCTCGTTGCGCGGCACGCTGGCCGATGCTCTGCGCCGAGGCCAGCAAGGGGCCCTTGCGATTGACGTCGTACCAATAGTCGCGCTGCATCTGCCCGTCAGCCTCGGCGATCATCACGCAGCTGAGGCTGTGGCGGGTGGACGCGTAACCGCCGACGAAGCCGTGGCTGTTGCCGTACACGCGGCAGCCCTGATGAGTATTGAGGGTGGTGCCGTCGGCGTTCTTGATGCGTGGATCGGTATCGAAGGCTGCCGCCTCGCACGCCAGCGCCTGCTCGATGGCCTGCTCGGGGGTGATATCCCAGGCATGGTACAGATCGAAGTCTTGCTGCTCGCGGGCCATCAGGGCAGCATCGGCCAGCCCGGACGCGGAGTCTTCGGACGTATGCTTGGCGATCGCAAGGGCCGCCGCCACGGTTTCGCGAATGGCGTCCGGGCCGCTGGCCGAGGTACTGGCCGAGCCCTTGCGCTGGCCAACGTACAAGGTGATACCAAAACCCTGGTCGCGGTTGAACTCCACGGTTTCGACTTCGCGCTGACGCACCGACGTCGACAGCCCCTGTTCCAGCGATACCGCCACTTCACAGGCACTGGCGCCCTGACGCTTGGCTTCGGCGATGATCTGCTCGACTTGCTCCTGCAGTGCCGGCAAGGCCTGCGGACCGACGCTTTGGACTGCGCTCATAGTGCTCTCCACTCAAATTCTGTGTTCGGCACGGGTCAATCTACGACCGGGCCGGACAAGCGGCCCCCGACTGGTTATCATGGCGGCGATTATTTTCGGACTGCCCCCATGGTTGATTCTTACGACGACTCCCTCGACGAGGGAAAAAGCAAAACTCAGGTCAAGCGTGAACTGCATGCGCTGGTGGATCTCGGTGAGCGCCTGACGACCCTCAAGCCGGACACGCTGAACAAGCTGCCGCTGACCGATGCGCTGCGCAAGGCGCTGGCCGATGCGCCCAAGCACACGGCGAATATCGCCCGCAAACGGCACATCCAGTTCATCGGCAAGCTGATGCGCGACCAGGACACCGACGCCATCCTGCAGTTGCTCGACCAGCTCGACGCTTCGACGCGCCAGTACAACGAACGCTTCCATAATCTGGAACGCTGGCGTGACCGCCTGATCACGGGCACCGATGCGGTCCTGGAGACCTTCGTCGGCGAATACCCCGACGCGGATCGACAGCACCTGCGCGGGCTGATCCGCCAGGCCCAGCACGAGAACGCCCATAACAAACCACCGGCGTCCACGCGCAAAATCTTCAAATACATCCGCGATCTGGATGACAGCAAACGCGGTTTGAGCTGATCGCCAATGCTGCAAGGACTTCTGTGGGAGCGGGACTGCTCGCGAAGCGTTCAACAGCTTCACGGGCAGCGCCAGCTCCCACACGGAGTACCTGAAACATCAGCCGCCGGTACCACCGACGGTGATCGCATCGATCTTCAGCGTCGGCTGGCCAACGCCCACAGGCACTGACTGCCCGTCCTTCCCGCAAGTCCCCACGCCGCTGTCCAGCGACAGGTCGTTCCCGACCATCGACACTTTGCTCATCGCCTCTGGCCCATTGCCGATCAGGGTCGCGCCCTTGACCGGGACGGTGATCTTGCCGTCCTCGATCAAGTAAGCCTCACTGGTGGAAAAGACGAACTTGCCGCTGGTGATGTCGACCTGACCGCCGCCGAGGTTGGCGCAGTAGATGCCCTTCTTCACCGAGGCGATGATTTCCGCCGGATCGCTTTCACCGGCCAGCATGTAGGTGTTGGTCATCCGCGGCATCGGCAGATGGGAGTAGGACTCGCGCCGGCCGTTGCCGGTGCGCGCCACGCCCATCAGCCGCGCATTGAGCTTGTCCTGCATGTAGCCCTTGAGCACGCCGTTCTCGATCAGGGTGGTGCAGGAGGTCGGTGTGCCCTCGTCGTCGACACTGAGAGAGCCACGACGGCCCGCCAACGTGCCATCATCGACGATGGTGCAGAGGCTGGAGGCGACCTTTTCGCCGATACGGCCGCTGTAGGCGGAGCTGCCCTTGCGGTTGAAGTCGCCTTCCAGGCCATGCCCGACAGCTTCGTGCAGCAGTACGCCGGACCAGCCCGAGCCCATCACTACCGGAAAGGTGCCTGCGGGCGCAGGAATCGCTTCGAGGTTGACCAGCGCCTGGCGCAGCGCCTCTCGGGCATAGCCCATGGCGCGGTCATCTTCGAGGAAATAGCGGTAGTCGGTCCGCCCGCCACCGCCATGCCCGCCGCGCTCGCGCCGGCCATTCTGCTCGACGATCACGCTGACATTGAAGCGCACCAGCGGCCGAATATCGGCTGCCAAACTACCGTCGGCGGCGGCCACCAGAATGCGCTCCCAGACCCCGGCCATGCTCACCGTGACCTGCTGAATACGCGGATCGAGCAGGCGGGTGGCGGCATCGACGCGTTTGAGCAGGTCGACCTTCTCGGCGCGGGTCAGCACTTCGAGCGGATTGCCTTCGCCGTAAAGCTGGGTGACATCATGGGAACTGAACGTCTGCACGCGGCCGTTCTGC
Proteins encoded:
- a CDS encoding class II fumarate hydratase encodes the protein MSNTRIERDSMGELHVPEQALYGAQTQRAVNNFPISHQRMPTQFIRALILAKAAAAHANIELEQISAAQGKAIVGACEQLLAGDFMQHFPVDIYQTGSGTSSNMNANEVIATLATRLLGDTVNPNDHVNCGQSSNDIIPTTIHVSASLALHEQLLPALGYLVDVTERKAAEVHQYIKTGRTHLMDAMPVRMSQVLNGWAAQLKANIVHLQAQLPALQSLAQGGTAVGTGINAHPEFALRFSSHLSALTRVQFVPGKNLFALIGSQDTAVAVSGQLKGTAVSLMKIANDLRWMNSGPLAGLGEIELEGLQPGSSIMPGKVNPVIPEATAMVAAQVIGNDATITVAGQSGNFELNVMLPIIAQNLLSSIELMANSSRLLADKAIATFRVNDAKLKEALSRNPILVTALNPIIGYQKAAEIAKLAYKQGRPIIDVALENTDLQRSQLEALLDPEKLTAGGI
- a CDS encoding FagA protein, with the translated sequence MRAAFPDTPYQDNWRRLSLRIRCALEPDEPRLIDHYLAEGRYLASCTPTSPWTVAETSLRLLLDTACDHALPWHWRSLCLDLAWRPLRDLRAAASSLEHRRRWQGWAAQLAGCRLTPSLSSTELLQGYSDE
- the pmbA gene encoding metalloprotease PmbA, yielding MSAVQSVGPQALPALQEQVEQIIAEAKRQGASACEVAVSLEQGLSTSVRQREVETVEFNRDQGFGITLYVGQRKGSASTSASGPDAIRETVAAALAIAKHTSEDSASGLADAALMAREQQDFDLYHAWDITPEQAIEQALACEAAAFDTDPRIKNADGTTLNTHQGCRVYGNSHGFVGGYASTRHSLSCVMIAEADGQMQRDYWYDVNRKGPLLASAQSIGQRAAQRAASRLGARPVPTCEVPVLFSAELAGGLFGSFLGAISGGNLYRKSSFLEGTLGQRLFPEWLTLDERPHLRGGMASASFDGDGLATYAKPFVENGHLVSYVLGTYSGRKLGLPSTANSGGVHNLFVTHGVEDQDALIRRMGRGLLVTELMGSGLNMVTGDYSRGAAGFWVENGEIQFPVQEITIAGNMKDMFQQIVAIGSDLETRSNIHTGSVLIEKMMVAGS
- the yjgA gene encoding ribosome biogenesis factor YjgA; translated protein: MVDSYDDSLDEGKSKTQVKRELHALVDLGERLTTLKPDTLNKLPLTDALRKALADAPKHTANIARKRHIQFIGKLMRDQDTDAILQLLDQLDASTRQYNERFHNLERWRDRLITGTDAVLETFVGEYPDADRQHLRGLIRQAQHENAHNKPPASTRKIFKYIRDLDDSKRGLS
- the tldD gene encoding metalloprotease TldD, giving the protein MSEMLSTVSEQLLAPGGLTLDSLQSVLGELAGPGIDAADLYFQGQISESWALEDGIVKEGSFNLDQGVGVRAQSAEKTGFAYSNTITEDALMQAARAARSISRAGQNGRVQTFSSHDVTQLYGEGNPLEVLTRAEKVDLLKRVDAATRLLDPRIQQVTVSMAGVWERILVAAADGSLAADIRPLVRFNVSVIVEQNGRRERGGHGGGGRTDYRYFLEDDRAMGYAREALRQALVNLEAIPAPAGTFPVVMGSGWSGVLLHEAVGHGLEGDFNRKGSSAYSGRIGEKVASSLCTIVDDGTLAGRRGSLSVDDEGTPTSCTTLIENGVLKGYMQDKLNARLMGVARTGNGRRESYSHLPMPRMTNTYMLAGESDPAEIIASVKKGIYCANLGGGQVDITSGKFVFSTSEAYLIEDGKITVPVKGATLIGNGPEAMSKVSMVGNDLSLDSGVGTCGKDGQSVPVGVGQPTLKIDAITVGGTGG